The window GAACATGTGTCATTAAGAGCCAGGATTAATATGGATCCACAAAAGAGAATGAATGTCATGCTTGAACTTGAAAAAAAGATGAGCACTAGACAATTATTTAATGAGCTGCACACATTCTTAACAGCAGCAAGTGATATTGTTCAAAGGTAGAGAGGAAAATAAAATGAGAATCGATAAATTTTTAAAAGTATCTAGATTAGTTAAAAGACGTACAGTTGCTAAAGAAATGGCAGATCAAGGAAGAGTAAAAGTTAATGAGCGAGTAGTTAAGTCCAGTTATGACGTAAAAGTCGGTGATGTTATTGAAATCGGATTCGGTACAAAACAATTGAAAGCTCGTGTGCTTGACTTGAGAGAAACGACTAAGAAGGCTGAAGCAAGCGACTTGTATGAGCTAATTGATTAATGACAAGGGAAGAGTAAGGTGTTATATTAATAACAAGTGGTGATATAATTAAGATTTAGAATATAAACGAAAAGGCAGGGACACGCGTATGCAGAGAGGGCCACGACTTTATAATGCCTTAAGCGATGAAGAACGCTTAGCGCGCTTACGGCGTAAAGCAGCTAGGAAAGAAAAAGAAGTTCATCGCGTTCGGCGAAATCGAATTGTTGCTTGTTTTGCAATTGCAATTTTAATTTTTGGACTGCAGTTAATTATGGTCCATGTACAAACAGGTAGGATTAATAGTCAAATTCAAACGAATAAGACAGAGTTAAACCAAGTTAATAAAACTAATAAAAAATTAAAGGCGCAAGTGGCAGATCTAAAAGATCCTGATTATGTGGCTAAAGTAATACGTTATAAGTTCTACTATTCTAAATCTGGCGAATCAATATATACTCTTCCTGATAAAGAGGAGGATTATTAGTGAAATTTCCAATTGGATTAAGACTTAATGCTAAAGTTAACAATATTACTAAGCTTGGGCTCTTTGTGACTTTACCGCACCATCATCATGGCTTGATTTTTTATAAGGATTTTGGTGATAAATGGGAAAGTGCTAGGAACAAGTACAGTATTGGAGATGAAGTCAGGGCAGTTATTATCAATAATCATCAGGGAAAGCTTTCGCTCTCACTGAGTCAAGTAAATAATCCTGATTTAATTGATCCGACTAATGAATTTAAAGACAGTAAAGACTTTACTCCTTTAGCAAAGCTAGTAGAAAATTCTACAAAGAAAATAGCAGATTTAAAAAATTCAATTGAATTAAGTGACCAGTAAGGGTCACTTTTTTATTTAACAATGACAGAATTTACAAATTTTTTTACTAAAAATAATATTGAAATTAAAAATAAAAAGTTTTTATTAGCTGCAAGTGGTGGGCCTGATTCAGTGGCACTATTTCACATGTTAGTTAATTTTTTACCTAATCCTTCAAAGCAGTTGATTGTGGCTCATTTAGATCATTGTCTGAGAAAAGATAGTTATTTAGAAAGTGAGCTACTACAAAAGTTAACTACCGCTTTTAAAATAAAACTGATAGAAAAAAGCTGGCCCGTTGCGCTTCATCCTCAAACTGGTATTGAAGCAAAGGCGCGTGAGTTTCGCTATGCATTTTTAGCTCATACCGGGAAGAAATATCAGGTTGATTACTTATTAACAGCGCATCACGGCGATGATTTAATTGAAAATATTTTACTGAAATTTATTCGCTCAGGGGATGTAGCTGAAATGAATAGTCTTCAGATCGTAGGAA of the Lactobacillus gasseri ATCC 33323 = JCM 1131 genome contains:
- a CDS encoding RNA-binding S4 domain-containing protein yields the protein MRIDKFLKVSRLVKRRTVAKEMADQGRVKVNERVVKSSYDVKVGDVIEIGFGTKQLKARVLDLRETTKKAEASDLYELID
- a CDS encoding FtsB family cell division protein — translated: MQRGPRLYNALSDEERLARLRRKAARKEKEVHRVRRNRIVACFAIAILIFGLQLIMVHVQTGRINSQIQTNKTELNQVNKTNKKLKAQVADLKDPDYVAKVIRYKFYYSKSGESIYTLPDKEEDY
- a CDS encoding S1 RNA-binding domain-containing protein — protein: MKFPIGLRLNAKVNNITKLGLFVTLPHHHHGLIFYKDFGDKWESARNKYSIGDEVRAVIINNHQGKLSLSLSQVNNPDLIDPTNEFKDSKDFTPLAKLVENSTKKIADLKNSIELSDQ